The window GGTCGCGAGAGCTCATGAAGCACGTCTGCGTGGGGTGGGTGTGAATCCATCCCAGAACCATCAGGTCCTCGCTCGCACAGTAGTCGAACATGGCACCCTCGTTCTCCGTCTCGCACGTGTCGGAGGTGCACTTTTGGTCGGGAATCAAAAGACATCGCACGAACAAGGCATTGTTGACCGGTGTGCCGCAGAGGATTCCGCACATCTCCAGTCCGGCTCGCGTGTTCTCCGAGGCAATGTCGAGGAAGCTGGACCGTAGCTGACTCGGAAGGAAAATGGACCGAATGGGATCACCGTTCTCCAGATACGCCCCGGGCTTGAACGCGAACCGCTCTttcctcggcatcgagggcCCATCCAGCGGTGCTTTGGGGGGGAGAAAGGGTCTGTCGGCCAGCGCAGATGGTGGCCTCAACCGGGTCTCGAGAGGGATTTTGCCAGGAACAGCAGGCAGCGAGGCGTGATCGAGGGAACGAATGTGGCCGCCCTTTCCATCCGACAAACGCAAGCTCTCCTTCGGTGGTCGATTCGGCACCGTTTCCACCGGCGAATGGCTAGTGTCGTACCGTACTGCCTCGGATTTGGAGATGGAAGGATAGCTGTAGTGAACCGGAGCGGTGTTGGACGTCGGCCCATGGCGGATGCTGGCTTCAGCACTTGCCGCTTGCCGACCGGAACCCAGCGCTCGTCTCGCCTCTTCCATCTGGCTACGCATATCGCCATCGTTTTCGGCCCCGGATCCGTTGTCTCTCCGGACAGAGCCGCCTTGTTCTGCGTTGGTGTGCACAAAGGCTTCGTGgcgggaggagaggggaaaCCGAGACTGCCGCCTGACCGTGTCTCTCCGAGCTAGCTCCTTTTGAGCCAAGTCGACAGCCAGTTCCTGATGCTCGGAGGCATCGAGGACTTTGGCATGGCCGCTGAGGCTGGGGTCTCTTCTCGCGTAGTCTTCGTAGCTCGACGGCGTGTGCGCCGGCGGCTGTTGGCCGTCGTTCTCGGACAGCTTCTCCCATTCAAGGTAATCACGCTTGATTATGGGCTTCAGGTGCTCCATGTCGGGCAATATTTCCCTGTCGACTCGCCTCGATAGTGACTTCCATATCTTTGCATTTTCCGCGTCCTTGAAGTAGGGGTGCGTAGGCATACACTTGATGACGAGAACGGATTGTCGATAGAACATCATGTATGCTCTGGCATAGTCGCCTTCGTTGAGAGCGAAATGTGCCTGCCAAGGATACCGGTCAGCAAACCATATCGACGATATTGGTGCAAGTAAGAGCAGCAGAGACGGTCGCCGCACCTCTTGGAACAAGGTGTCGGCAGCTCGGACCCAGTGCCTGAAGGGTATGTTGCCGTTGAAGTTGAACGATTCGGCCTGCGTGACAAGTGATTCAACCGTCTGCGGACGCGCAGGGCGTGAAAAGGAGTTACCCTCCATCTCATTCTCGTCTTGGATGATGTCAACGGCAGATCGAGCCCGGGAGGTTTGCAACGATCGACAGAGGTCCGGGGCGATCACAGGCTCCAGGATCTTGTGGCAGGCAAAGTCATACTATGACAGTCAGTCGTGCTCCCATCGGTGGTGATTTCTCCGGATGTACTCTGAAGCTGAAGCGGAGTGTGCCGGCCGATGTCTAGTCTGCTTGGAGGTCTCGAGATTGGTGACGACGTCGTGAGTTGCGACGCGTTCTGGGTGCGGGAGGTCACAGGTGACACAGCTGAGAGATGGGGAGAGTTTTGGTGGGGTCAGAAGCAGCTGGTTTGGCACGATTGGCACCATGTACCAAGTACCTGCCACCCTTGCGTACTACAGTATTAAGCACTAATATggcctacacctacaacaagcaagtacctagtaagtagtCTAATGCtgagcaggtacggagtacgttaAGTAATAAtgctaccaagtacttaggtagtacctagtacctacggagtacagtacagtaggtaagGACCgcctggtactccgtactatccAGTCCTTTGCAGCATTGATAGTACCAACACTTTTAGGCAATGGGCGGCCTAGGCCAAGACGGTGACTGAAACGTATGTCACAGCAGCAAGCTCTCAGGTCTCAGGTGTCGAGGCCCTACCACCCTATCCCTTTGGCAGGTCAAGTGTTCCAATTGCGTCGGAACCTTGCGGGGACGATAGAAAGTGCCTCAGCCCAAGGAACAGTACACATCCAGCTTTGAGCTTCCCCCCAAATGGCTGTCGATGCCAACCTTCGTAGCACTGTTGTGCTGTCTTTTCCTCGTTTCTCGCTTCCCGCATTCTCTTTCCGCATTCTCTTTGAGACTTGATCCGAAAATCGCATCCACATTCCCGACATGATCACCTGTACGCTAGGCGCGAGCTAGGTCCTATGCTACTACAAAAGAGTGAAGGAGGCAGTTGTCATTCTCCCGTCATCGCGCAAGCAGTTCTTGCCTGCCAACTCGGCAGCACTATAAAAAGTGCAAACCAGAAGCAGGACAAGGATAGAGCGCCGGAAGTCACAATCTTGGGTGGAAATGCCAAGCGGCACGGCACTGCCACGAACTCTTATTCGCAGAGCAAATCGACTGGAATTTTCGTGCTCATCATGGGGCTCGTTACCTGCCCTCTCCGGGGGGCTGCGCCTGGGCCGACGCCTGGATCTGGATGATCTCGGCCTTCTTCTTGTTCATCTTCTCCTGAATTTCTCGGATTGTATCTTCTAGCCGTGCGCTGCATTACCAAGTCAGCCAAGGGCAATGGAGGCACGGCAAGTGAAGAGTTCGTCTCACATTTCGCCCGTGATGAAGTCCAGTCGTCCCTTCACTGTGCTCTCAGCTTCTACCTTGTCTTGCTTGAGGAGAACGGGTCCCATCAGCTTGTAAATCgtctcatcctcggccatcgTGTCAAACTCCTGTCCGCGTGTGAGCGACGCGAAGCACCCAGATATCTCTCGCAGCGGTCGGAAACGAACCTTTTGGACGCCGGCGTTCTCTTGCCTCTGTCCCTCGAGCTTTTGACGTGATGCAACAACATTTTGCAAGTCTACCCGCTTCTTGTCAGATCATGCCTGGCAAGGTCTGTGAGAGCAGCAACGAACCTTGCTGAAGTTTTTGATAGTCCTCCGTGAGTGACTGCAGCTGGGATTGAACGTCCGCCATGGTCGCGAAGGCGAGTCGGCTACGACCTAGAACTTCAGAGTCTTCGGCGACGCCCCTCCTTTTCTCTCTGATGGATGGATTCGGAAAACGCTGCACGGCTTGGTTCGAGTAGGGTGTTGGAACGTGTCTCCATGGTCATCCACGCCGCGCTCTGGCGGGAGGGTATCGAGATGCTGCTGCCCCACCAAATTTCTAAATCACCTACCAgggcgccccccccctcccccccccgaTACCATTGTAAGTACCTCTTGTAGGTAATACAAgtatagtacttgtaggtacaaCGAAGCATAAGTTCACAACCCACTTGTACTAGTAGCTCATGGGCGTATTACCTCCGACGCTGATAGcattgcatgtacctgcaagtacacttgtGAAtgagcatgtacatgctACCCCGCCAATGCCAGGGCAGGGAAGCACGAGCAGGCGACCACTATTACACCGTACACCTGGCGTTACTtcatcatccatccaccaTCGGCAATTCACCTCCGCGCCAGCACCTACTTTCATGTGCATGTGTACACGTACGCTGCGCTCCAACGTCGAACTTCGTCCCACCGAAAGGGAGCGAGACTAGTCCGTTGgcgcctcgagcttctcgcGCGAACCAAGcggccgctcgagctcgagacggCACCCGAGCTTGTCGATCGTCAGTGACCCTTGAGCGCTCCCTCTGACCCGACCATTCGCCATGTCGACCAACTTCCGAGACCGGGCCATCGCCGAGGTCCAGAAGGCCATCGCGGCGGATCACAACAAGGAGTACCAGCAAGCGTTCGACCTCTACatgtcgtcgatggagcTCTGGGTCAAGGCGCTGAAGTGGGAAAAGAACAAGGCGCTCAAGGCCACGATGCAGGAGAAGATGGCGACCTACCTCGACCGTGCCGAGAAGCTCAAGCAATTCCTGCAGTCGGAAAACGAAAGCAacgccaacggcggcaagtCTCTCATGGGCGTCAATGGGTCGAGCGGAGGCAAGGCCAAgggctcggccgacgacgacgacagcaagAAGCTACGAAACGCGCTCGAGGGTGCCATTCTGCAAGAGAGGCCCAACGTGCGGTGGGAGGACATTGCCGGTCTGGAAGGTGCCAAGGACACGTTGAAGGAGGCCGTCGTGCTACCCATCAAGTTCCCTAGCCTGTTCCAGGGGAAACGACAAGCATGGAAGGGCATATTGCTCTACGGACCGCCTGGCACGGGTAAGAGTTAcctcgccaaggccgtcgcGACGGAAGCGAACAGCACATTTTTCAGCATCAGCAGTTCAGACCTCGTGAGCAAGTGGATGGGTGAAAGTGAACGGTACGACTCGCCGTGGGtggtggaggggggggggggatgacGAGGGGAACCGAAAGGAATGATGCTGACCACCTCGTCCACTAGCCTCGTCAAGCTGCTCTTCTCCATGGCGCGGGAGAACAAGCCTTCGGTGATATTCATTGACGAAATCGATGCGCTCTGCGGCCCccgcggcgaaggcgagtCCGAGGCCTCACGCCGCATCAAGACGGAGATTCTCGTTCAGatggacggcgtcggcaacgACAGCAAGGGGATACTCGTGCTCGGCGCAACCAACATTCCGtggcagctcgacgccgccatccgCCGACGCTTCCAACGGCGCGTCCACATCGGATTGCCCGACATCAACGGCCGGGCGAGGATGTTCaagctcgccatcggcgacaCCGACACGGCCCTGCAATCGAGCGACTACAACGTCTTGGCCGCCAAGTCCGATGGCTTCTCCGGAAGCGACATCACGAACGTCGTGCAGCAGGCACTGATGCGGCCGGTGCGGAAGATCCTGCAAGCCACGCACTTCAAGCCGGTACGTCCCCTGTCGAAACGCTCTCGGGTCTGGCCAGGGACGCCGTGAGGTGCTAACCCGCCAGTCAGGTCATGAAAGACGGGAAGCGAATGTTGACCCCTTGCTCGCCGGGCGATGCCGACAGGATGGAAATGACATACGACGATGTCAACTCGGACGAGCTGCTTGCTCCGGACGTGATGCTGAAAGATTTCGAGCTCGCGCTGGATGACTCGCATCCGACGGTGTCGAAAGACGACATCGAGAAGCAGATCGATTGGACGAACGAGTTTGGCAGCGAAGGCGCTTGACGCAGCAGTGCATTTGCCTCGAATGATGGGGAGAACGGCGTCTTGGGGAGTTTTCTGGGCCATGTGGCGAGGGCAGCTGCCAAGCACGATTGATGCGTGTCGCGGCCAGTAGCCTTGTAAATGTGAATTGCGTTCTTGCCTACGGAGAGCGAAGCAAGGGATGTGCGCGCCCGACGCTCAGCCTCACGGTTTATGCCGCTCGATTTTGGCATTGACACAACGCTGCAACGCCGATTCGACATATTCCATTTGTCTGCCTGACACTTCGAATATGCACCTTTGGATGGCACGCTGAAACGAGCAACTGCCCACCAGCGAGCGACAGGCATGTCTTCACTTGACCCTTGGCTCCGCTCAAGGATTGACTCTTTGCTATCATCCTACTTTTTGTTTTTATAGATGATTCAAATGCGACATGGCCGGAGGAGTAGACAAGAGTAttagctgtacggagtactgtatattTTTTTTTAGTCGTCGTGATAGTTCCATTGACGCCTTACATCTCGGGCACTCCAAGGTGTACATGTGGATGTACCCTATCTGTGGTTTCCCACCAAAAATTGTGCTCGGGCACGACTATCCAAACTCCCATCTTTCAAGATGGGAGAATTCGAACGATGTGACTACATTCCAGCCTGACTCGAAGAGGCATGTAAAAGACGGCCTTCCGCTCTCCCCATAATCATCACAGTCAACTCCATGTTGGATTCTCTGCTGCGAGATGCACCGCGAACCTTCACGAGGCTGGTCGGCCGACCCCCGGCTGGTCTGCAGGTCGGCGGGAGGAGGGCATTGGCGTCGGCAAAAAAgttgacgacgccgtcgatgctggcggtggcgagcgaTGTTGCACGGCAGCTGGACGAGACTGGTGTATGGAGACGGCGTAGGGGACGCCAAAAGGCCGACGCCCTGCGGGTTGTCGAGCCACGCAGGGTCAACATCGTGAGCGAGCCCCTTTGCGGTACGTCTTTGGTCCGACGGCCTTTGCGGAACGGTTCTGCTGGAGAGATGCTGACGGGCGAGCGAGCAGACGATATCATCAAGTACATTGGGACATCGCTCGAACGGCACCGCGGATGTGATCTCGTCGACTTGAACCCCGGAGCTGGTGTCTGGAGCCGAAAGTTGCACGACTTCCTCGAACCGCGCCGGCA of the Drechmeria coniospora strain ARSEF 6962 chromosome 01, whole genome shotgun sequence genome contains:
- a CDS encoding Mov34/MPN/PAD-1 — encoded protein: MADVQSQLQSLTEDYQKLQQDLQNVVASRQKLEGQRQENAGVQKEFDTMAEDETIYKLMGPVLLKQDKVEAESTVKGRLDFITGEIARLEDTIREIQEKMNKKKAEIIQIQASAQAQPPGEGSHRLGLGRPLPKSVGTINAAKDWIYDFACHKILEPVIAPDLCRSLQTSRARSAVDIIQDENEMEGNSFSRPARPQTVESLVTQAESFNFNGNIPFRHWVRAADTLFQEAHFALNEGDYARAYMMFYRQSVLVIKCMPTHPYFKDAENAKIWKSLSRRVDREILPDMEHLKPIIKRDYLEWEKLSENDGQQPPAHTPSSYEDYARRDPSLSGHAKVLDASEHQELAVDLAQKELARRDTVRRQSRFPLSSRHEAFVHTNAEQGGSVRRDNGSGAENDGDMRSQMEEARRALGSGRQAASAEASIRHGPTSNTAPVHYSYPSISKSEAVRYDTSHSPVETVPNRPPKESLRLSDGKGGHIRSLDHASLPAVPGKIPLETRLRPPSALADRPFLPPKAPLDGPSMPRKERFAFKPGAYLENGDPIRSIFLPSQLRSSFLDIASENTRAGLEMCGILCGTPVNNALFVRCLLIPDQKCTSDTCETENEGAMFDYCASEDLMVLGWIHTHPTQTCFMSSRDLHTHAGYQVMMPESIAIVCAPRFDPSYGIFRLTHPPGLDHILDCKHQDTFHQHSIGNIYTKAEHPYGHVYESDKMPFYVQDLRTK
- a CDS encoding vacuolar protein sorting-associated protein VPS4 — its product is MSTNFRDRAIAEVQKAIAADHNKEYQQAFDLYMSSMELWVKALKWEKNKALKATMQEKMATYLDRAEKLKQFLQSENESNANGGKSLMGVNGSSGGKAKGSADDDDSKKLRNALEGAILQERPNVRWEDIAGLEGAKDTLKEAVVLPIKFPSLFQGKRQAWKGILLYGPPGTGKSYLAKAVATEANSTFFSISSSDLVSKWMGESERLVKLLFSMARENKPSVIFIDEIDALCGPRGEGESEASRRIKTEILVQMDGVGNDSKGILVLGATNIPWQLDAAIRRRFQRRVHIGLPDINGRARMFKLAIGDTDTALQSSDYNVLAAKSDGFSGSDITNVVQQALMRPVRKILQATHFKPVMKDGKRMLTPCSPGDADRMEMTYDDVNSDELLAPDVMLKDFELALDDSHPTVSKDDIEKQIDWTNEFGSEGA